A region from the Salvia splendens isolate huo1 chromosome 15, SspV2, whole genome shotgun sequence genome encodes:
- the LOC121767273 gene encoding polyphenol oxidase I, chloroplastic-like, which produces MASLQSSFTARPTIPTTRIPPSQLAVTKRSVVSCSGGGVDRRNMLLGLGGLYGATSLVPGQKAEASPILPPDLSTCDPKGAWTTKGSEVVVLDVNCCPPYTDVQTDYKLPRVTKPRVRPAAHRISKEYQAKYELAIKKMRELDVTDPDDPRGFTQQANIHCAYCNGPYDQIGFPGIDLQVHNSWIFFAFHRWYLYFYERIMGELIGDPTFALPYWNWDNPRGMQMPPAFDNEKSPLWDINRDPTHRPPALVTLTITNPPVTDPVQIVANNLTQMYKEMIGDVESAIDFMGDPYSAGNAPPARASGGSSEGGSHAGVHVWTGNPNNSNREDMGNFYSAGRDPLFYSHHANVDRMWTIWKDIPADYSKDIEDADFKDAAFMFYDEKKNLVRVKVADCLDHRKMGYKYEHSDTPWMAYRPAQRAVPVDIKKLSKNANRPDKLFPLKLNKTVRVLVPKPSKGAADEVLVLEKIVADSTKLIRFDVFVNDEDDKPQELDRAEYLGGFTQVPHRARAQESASDLRLNLKELYENINIGDDDSIVVTIIPHINGDEVTIGGIKIIPRVAA; this is translated from the exons ATGGCTTCCCTCCAATCCTCATTCACGGCGCGCCCCACCATCCCCACCACCCGCATTCCGCCATCCCAGCTCGCCGTCACCAAACGCTCCGTTGTCTcatgcagcggcggcggcgttgACCGGAGGAACATGCTCCTCGGCCTCGGCGGCTTGTACGGTGCCACCAGCCTCGTCCCCGGCCAGAAGGCCGAGGCGAGCCCGATCCTGCCTCCTGACCTCAGCACGTGCGACCCGAAAGGGGCGTGGACTACTAAGGGCAGTGAGGTGGTCGTTCTCGACGTCAACTGCTGCCCGCCCTACACCGACGTCCAGACCGACTACAAGCTCCCGAGGGTCACCAAGCCCCGGGTCAGGCCGGCCGCGCACCGGATCAGCAAGGAGTACCAAGCCAAGTACGAGCTCGCCATCAAGAAGATGAGGGAGCTCGACGTGACCGACCCGGACGACCCCCGGGGCTTCACCCAGCAAGCCAACATCCACTGCGCTTACTGCAACGGCCCCTACGACCAGATCGGCTTCCCCGGCATCGATCTCCAG GTGCACAACTCGTGGATATTCTTCGCCTTCCACAGATGGTATCTCTACTTCTACGAGAGGATCATGGGCGAACTCATCGGCGACCCCACCTTCGCCCTACCCTACTGGAACTGGGACAACCCCAGGGGAATGCAGATGCCCCCGGCGTTCGACAACGAAAAATCGCCACTGTGGGACATCAACCGCGACCCAACGCATCGGCCCCCGGCCCTGGTCACGCTGACCATAACCAACCCGCCCGTGACCGACCCGGTCCAGATCGTCGCCAACAACCTAACCCAGATGTACAAGGAGATGATCGGCGACGTGGAGTCCGCCATCGACTTCATGGGCGATCCCTACAGCGCTGGGAACGCGCCCCCAGCGCGCGCCAGCGGAGGGTCGTCCGAGGGCGGGTCCCACGCCGGCGTCCACGTCTGGACCGGAAACCCCAACAACAGCAACCGCGAGGACATGGGGAACTTCTACTCGGCCGGGCGGGACCCGCTCTTCTACTCCCACCACGCTAACGTCGACAGGATGTGGACTATCTGGAAGGACATCCCCGCGGATTACTCCAAGGACATCGAGGATGCCGATTTCAAGGACGCGGCCTTCATGTTCTACGACGAAAAGAAGAACCTGGTGCGCGTCAAGGTCGCCGACTGCTTGGACCACAGGAAAATGGGGTACAAGTATGAACACAGCGATACTCCATGGATGGCCTACCGGCCGGCTCAGAGAGCCGTCCCGGTGGACATCAAGAAGTTGAGCAAGAATGCAAACAGACCAGACAAACTCTTCCCTCTCAAGCTGAACAAGACTGTCAGGGTTCTGGTGCCTAAGCCAAGCAAGGGGGCAGCTGATGAAGTGCTTGTGCTCGAGAAGATTGTCGCGGACAGCACCAAGCTCATCAGGTTTGATGTTTTCGTCAACGATGAAGACGACAAGCCTCAGGAGCTTGATAGAGCTGAGTATCTCGGGGGATTCACGCAGGTGCCGCACAGGGCGAGGGCGCAGGAGAGCGCGAGCGATCTCCGGTTGAACTTGAAGGAGCTGTATGAGAACATTAATATTGGCGATGATGATTCCATTGTCGTCACCATTATACCGCACATTAACGGGGACGAAGTCACCATTGGTGGCATCAAGATCATCCCACGTGTTGCTGCTTGA
- the LOC121768629 gene encoding polyphenol oxidase I, chloroplastic-like produces the protein MTSLQSSFTVLATTPTPRNSSLSKPSLLPTTNARRSHGFRFSCSSNGGGGVDRRNMLLGLGGLYGASNLISGRKANADPILPPDLSQCDPTGATTTSGGQTVSLDVDCCPPYTDIQSDYKLPSFTTPRVRPAANRGTLKPEYIAKYQLAIQRMRDLDVTDPDDPRGFTQQANIHCAYCNGPYDQPDHPGLDLQVHNSWLFFPFHRWYLYFFERILGSLIDDPTFAIPYWNWDNPRGMFMPEMFTFPGTPAYDANRDPSHIPTGTNPVVTLNVGSTVTDPVQIISNNLTQMYNEMIGTPASATDFMGQPYRDGDAPHGFSGGGTSEQGSHTAIHVWVGDPNNEYNEDMGNFYSAGRDPLFYCHHANVDRMWTLWKDIPADYSKEITDPDFLKSAFMFYDENKNLVRVTVADALDYKRMGYEYETSNTPWMNYRPQQRLVPANLESLSKTAQTVAKLFPLTLNNTVKVIVPKPATGKADETLVIENIITDNTKLVKFGVFINDEDDKPEEVDRAEYAGSFTQLPHRVKAKQSTGNLRLNLKELYENINIADDKSVVVTIVPIINGSAVTIGSVKIVPRVA, from the exons ATGACTTCTCTTCAATCTTCCTTCACGGTGCTCGCCACCACCCCCACCCCCCGCAATTCCTCACTCTCCAAGCCCTCCCTCCTCCCCACCACCAATGCAAGGCGGAGCCACGGCTTCCGCTTCTCCTGCAGCAGCAACGGCGGCGGCGGTGTTGACCGCCGCAACATGCTGCTAGGGCTCGGCGGCCTCTATGGCGCAAGCAACCTTATCTCCGGCCGCAAAGCCAATGCTGACCCGATCCTGCCTCCTGACCTAAGCCAGTGCGACCCGACCGGCGCCACCACCACTTCGGGCGGACAGACAGTAAGCCTCGACGTCGACTGCTGCCCCCCCTACACCGACATCCAGTCCGACTACAAGCTCCCCTCGTTCACCACGCCCCGGGTTAGGCCAGCGGCCAACCGGGGGACCCTGAAGCCCGAATATATTGCCAAGTACCAGCTAGCCATTCAGAGGATGAGGGACCTCGACGTCACCGACCCGGACGACCCCCGCGGCTTCACTCAGCAAGCCAACATCCACTGCGCCTACTGCAACGGCCCCTACGACCAGCCCGACCACCCCGGCCTCGATCTCCAAGTCCACAACTCCTGGCTCTTCTTCCCCTTCCACAGATG GTATCTCTACTTCTTCGAGAGGATCCTCGGCAGCCTCATCGACGACCCCACCTTCGCCATTCCCTACTGGAACTGGGACAACCCTCGCGGCATGTTCATGCCCGAGATGTTCACCTTCCCGGGCACCCCAGCCTACGACGCTAACCGCGACCCGAGTCACATACCCACCGGCACCAACCCCGTCGTCACCCTCAACGTGGGCAGCACTGTCACCGACCCCGTCCAGATCATCAGCAACAACCTGACCCAGATGTACAATGAAATGATAGGCACCCCCGCCTCCGCCACCGACTTCATGGGGCAGCCCTACAGAGACGGGGACGCCCCACACGGCTTCTCCGGTGGGGGAACCTCTGAGCAAGGCTCCCACACCGCTATCCACGTGTGGGTTGGAGACCCCAACAACGAGTACAACGAGGACATGGGCAACTTCTATTCCGCGGGGCGGGACCCACTCTTCTACTGCCACCACGCTAACGTCGACAGAATGTGGACTCTCTGGAAAGACATCCCAGCGGACTACTCCAAGGAAATAACGGATCCAGATTTCTTGAAATCCGCCTTCATGTTCTACGACGAGAACAAGAACCTCGTCCGTGTCACGGTGGCAGACGCCCTGGACTACAAGAGAATGGGATACGAGTACGAGACCAGCAACACCCCATGGATGAACTACCGCCCACAGCAGAGGCTGGTTCCTGCCAACCTCGAAAGCCTCTCCAAAACGGCGCAGACGGTGGCGAAGCTCTTCCCTCTGACTCTCAACAACACTGTTAAGGTCATCGTGCCCAAGCCGGCCACGGGCAAGGCAGACGAGACGCTGGTGATCGAGAACATCATCACCGACAACACCAAGCTCGTCAAGTTTGGTGTGTTCATCAACGACGAGGACGACAAGCCGGAGGAGGTCGACAGGGCCGAGTATGCCGGGTCGTTCACGCAGCTGCCGCACAGGGTGAAGGCCAAGCAGAGCACTGGCAACCTCCGCTTGAACTTGAAGGAGCTCTACGAGAACATCAACATCGCCGATGATAAATCCGTTGTCGTCACCATTGTTCCCATCATCAACGGCTCCGCTGTCACCATTGGTAGTGTCAAGATCGTCCCTCGCGTTGCTTAA
- the LOC121767874 gene encoding tryptophan--tRNA ligase, cytoplasmic-like, with amino-acid sequence MLLVIITPVDILFKYLGFFLEDDNKLEHIRTEYGSGRMLTGEIKKRLTEVLTELVERHRRARAAVTDEMVDAFMAVRPLPNMFH; translated from the exons ATGTTGTTGGTGATTATTACACCG GTAGATATACTCTTTAAATATCTTGGGTTTTTCTTGGAGGACGATAACAAACTTGAGCACATCCGAACA GAATATGGTTCAGGCCGTATGCTTACTGGAGAAATTAAGAAACGGCTCACTGAAGTTTTAACGGAGCTAGTTGAAAGACACCGCAGGGCCAGAGCTGCTGTGACTGACGAG ATGGTCGATGCATTCATGGCGGTCCGTCCACTTCCTAATATGTTCCACTAA